A DNA window from Zingiber officinale cultivar Zhangliang chromosome 3A, Zo_v1.1, whole genome shotgun sequence contains the following coding sequences:
- the LOC122051282 gene encoding uncharacterized protein LOC122051282 isoform X3, with the protein MRLHASKLDLPLPTTSSPAAAVSYLLYEHSSRSLALVLDDFSAFLYPSLSPTRFPAPNHTAVPPPSTAACFVRLLPSSRVLFLTAAPLAAGSSIQLRVWILLSRGGSAASAFSPARLDFRNDRGRFSVALGLRHGHTVRLAGSANVFVIHSVAANQIWVFAAKMAAAEEATVHLMKCAVVELSLPIYSITVSMGFMLLGEVDGVRVFPLRPLIKGKLSKSCVSTIKKATASTGDLYKKILPNGLMIPKNFIKSSLIPEVEEKTDKLKTVRVTQDSSDPYSFFVFIKPAELQSYKGSKSTPSSLKAVRIHVLSEKKYLILDSAGGLHFLNFNESGGMALELNAQSSMPFNYAHACQLNNVMEVHFLSVLPDISSVCLAIRRRVFHTFDLTGRC; encoded by the exons ATGCGTCTCCACGCCTCCAAGCTCGATCTCCCCCTCCCGACGACCTCCTCGCCAGCCGCCGCCGTCTCCTACCTGCTCTACGAGCACTCGTCTCGCTCCCTCGCCCTAGTTCTCGACGACTTCTCCGCGTTCCTCTACCCTTCCCTCTCCCCGACGCGTTTTCCCGCACCCAACCACACCGCTGTTCCCCCGCCCTCCACCGCCGCTTGCTTCGTCCGCCTACTTCCCTCCTCCCGTGTCTTGTTCCTCACCGCTGCACCCCTCGCTGCCGGCTCCAGCATCCAGCTCCGCGTTTGGATCCTCCTCTCCCGCGGAGGCTCCGCCGCCTCCGCCTTCAGCCCCGCTCGCCTTGACTTCAGAAACGACCGCGGCCGGTTCTCTGTCGCTCTCGGCCTCCGCCACGGGCACACGGTACGGCTCGCTGGATCGGCTAACGTGTTTGTTATCCACTCGGTCGCTGCTAATCAGATCTGGGTTTTCGCCGCGAAGATGGCTGCGGCGGAGGAGGCCACCGTCCATCTCATGAAGTGCGCAGTGGTAGAGCTCTCGCTTCCGATCTACTCGATCACGGTTTCGATGGGATTTATGCTCCTGGGAGAGGTGGACGGCGTCCGGGTCTTTCCTTTGCGACCGCTGATCAAGGGCAAGCTGTCGAAATCTTGCGTTTCAACCATCAAGAAGGCAACTGCATCAACCGGGGATCTCTACAAGAAAATTTTGCCAAATGGATTGATGATTCCCAAGAATTTTATCAAGAGCTCGTTGATTCCTGAAGTCGAAGAAAAGACTG ATAAGCTTAAGACTGTCAGAGTGACACAAGACTCAAGTGATCCCTACTCATTTTTTGTGTTCATCAAGCCTGCTGAATTGCAAAGTTATAAAGGCAGTAAATCAACTCCCTCATCATTAAAAGCAGTTCGCATCCATGTTCTGTCAGAGAAGAAATATTTGATCTTGGATTCAGCTGGTGGTTTACACTTTCTGAATTTTAATGAAAGTGGTGGAATGGCACTGGAACTCAATGCTCAGTCATCTATGCCTTTCAATTATGCGCATGCATGCCAACTAAACAATGTCATGGAAGTGCACTTTTTGTCTGTTCTTCCTGATATTTCTTCAG TATGCTTGGCTATCAGACGGAGAGTATTCCATACATTTGATCTCACTGGTAGATGCTGA
- the LOC122051281 gene encoding photosystem I assembly factor PSA3, chloroplastic-like has protein sequence MGAPAATLASVRLFSSFLPPTPSALVLRGRPFVRYGRAARLSVVGYMERKPNSISGFASKLIGSLPIVGLFARILSDEGGVGEDLIDFAEFRRRVGKKCSIMDSRAFYEFQDRRGRAGDPLYVLMCCWLAALGAGLLKSEEILEGVARLRISNDIEFAEETFFAKMTAAKERRAKMKSVVPETPMEIRVEKALDAIYVCCFGNDTIEEEDKRLLCNMLNSVFPSIGKTEIDRIVSSMVKEIATGERTNYPEPKSLSKEAIERQKKDLEFLQQNRENSS, from the exons ATGGGGGCACCGGCCGCAACCCTTGCTTCGGTCCGCCTCTTCTCCTCCTTCCTGCCACCGACACCCTCCGCTCTCGTCCTGCGCGGCCGCCCATTCGTCCGCTATGGCCGCGCCGCTAGGCTCTCGGTCGTCGGCTACATGGAGAGGAAGCCCAACTCCATCTCCGGCTTCGCCAGCAAGTTGATCGGGTCGCTCCCCATAGTGGGCCTCTTCGCCCGCATTCTGAGCGACGAGGGCGGCGTCGGCGAGGATCTGATCGACTTCGCTGAGTTCCGGCGACGAGTAGGGAAGAAATGCAGCATCATGGATTCCAGAGCCTTTTATGAGTTCCAAGACCGCCGCGGAAGA GCAGGGGATCCACTTTACGTTCTTATGTGTTGCTGGTTGGCTGCACTTGGTGCCGGACTCTTGAAGTCGGAAGAGATACTGGAAGGGGTAGCAAGGCTCCGCATTTCGAATGATATTGAATTTGCGGAAGAGACTTTCTTTGCTAAAATGACTGCTGCGAAGGAG AGGCGAGCCAAAATGAAGAGTGTCGTTCCTGAAACTCCAATGGAGATTAGAGTCGAAAAAGCTTTGGATGCAATTTATGTCTGCTGCTTTGGCAATGATACAATAGAAGAGGAGGACAAAAGATTACTCTGCAATATGCTAAATTCCGTTTTCCCTTCTATTGGAAAAACAGAAATAGATAGAATAGTTAGTTCTATGGTAAAGGAAATAGCTACAGGTGAGAGAACTAATTATCCAGAGCCAAAATCTTTATCCAAAGAGGCCATAGAAAGGCAAAAGAAGGACCTTGAATTTCTGCAACAGAATAGAGAAAACTCCAGTTAA
- the LOC122051282 gene encoding uncharacterized protein LOC122051282 isoform X2, whose translation MRLHASKLDLPLPTTSSPAAAVSYLLYEHSSRSLALVLDDFSAFLYPSLSPTRFPAPNHTAVPPPSTAACFVRLLPSSRVLFLTAAPLAAGSSIQLRVWILLSRGGSAASAFSPARLDFRNDRGRFSVALGLRHGHTMAAAEEATVHLMKCAVVELSLPIYSITVSMGFMLLGEVDGVRVFPLRPLIKGKLSKSCVSTIKKATASTGDLYKKILPNGLMIPKNFIKSSLIPEVEEKTDKLKTVRVTQDSSDPYSFFVFIKPAELQSYKGSKSTPSSLKAVRIHVLSEKKYLILDSAGGLHFLNFNESGGMALELNAQSSMPFNYAHACQLNNVMEVHFLSVLPDISSEIQYAWLSDGEYSIHLISLVDAETADDEIDKDGSKEKSTVLSAVGAIFTNEKIQDLVPISSTLCLVLCRGNMFIYGVA comes from the exons ATGCGTCTCCACGCCTCCAAGCTCGATCTCCCCCTCCCGACGACCTCCTCGCCAGCCGCCGCCGTCTCCTACCTGCTCTACGAGCACTCGTCTCGCTCCCTCGCCCTAGTTCTCGACGACTTCTCCGCGTTCCTCTACCCTTCCCTCTCCCCGACGCGTTTTCCCGCACCCAACCACACCGCTGTTCCCCCGCCCTCCACCGCCGCTTGCTTCGTCCGCCTACTTCCCTCCTCCCGTGTCTTGTTCCTCACCGCTGCACCCCTCGCTGCCGGCTCCAGCATCCAGCTCCGCGTTTGGATCCTCCTCTCCCGCGGAGGCTCCGCCGCCTCCGCCTTCAGCCCCGCTCGCCTTGACTTCAGAAACGACCGCGGCCGGTTCTCTGTCGCTCTCGGCCTCCGCCACGGGCACACG ATGGCTGCGGCGGAGGAGGCCACCGTCCATCTCATGAAGTGCGCAGTGGTAGAGCTCTCGCTTCCGATCTACTCGATCACGGTTTCGATGGGATTTATGCTCCTGGGAGAGGTGGACGGCGTCCGGGTCTTTCCTTTGCGACCGCTGATCAAGGGCAAGCTGTCGAAATCTTGCGTTTCAACCATCAAGAAGGCAACTGCATCAACCGGGGATCTCTACAAGAAAATTTTGCCAAATGGATTGATGATTCCCAAGAATTTTATCAAGAGCTCGTTGATTCCTGAAGTCGAAGAAAAGACTG ATAAGCTTAAGACTGTCAGAGTGACACAAGACTCAAGTGATCCCTACTCATTTTTTGTGTTCATCAAGCCTGCTGAATTGCAAAGTTATAAAGGCAGTAAATCAACTCCCTCATCATTAAAAGCAGTTCGCATCCATGTTCTGTCAGAGAAGAAATATTTGATCTTGGATTCAGCTGGTGGTTTACACTTTCTGAATTTTAATGAAAGTGGTGGAATGGCACTGGAACTCAATGCTCAGTCATCTATGCCTTTCAATTATGCGCATGCATGCCAACTAAACAATGTCATGGAAGTGCACTTTTTGTCTGTTCTTCCTGATATTTCTTCAG AAATACAGTATGCTTGGCTATCAGACGGAGAGTATTCCATACATTTGATCTCACTGGTAGATGCTGAAACTGCTGATGATGAGATTGATAAAGATGGGAGCAAGGAAAAATCTACTGTCCTTTCAG CTGTGGGAGCGATATTTACAAATGAAAAGATTCAAGACCTTGTGCCTATTTCCTCGACTTTATGTCTTGTACTTTGTCGAG GAAACATGTTTATTTATGGAGTTGCTTGA
- the LOC122051280 gene encoding dual-specificity RNA methyltransferase RlmN-like isoform X2: MAVLIRWTAYSVSSLVCFPSTNASARLNLPRGSFSRFSGGRPFSTSPIHQESGDPASSKVTLKGMDFRELENWVQSQGFRSGQALMLWKCLYGNNSWAQSCDELTGLNKEFRKMLTANVSLTALSLKEVLTALDGTRKILFTLEEGSVIETVVIPCRQGRTTVCVSSQIGCAMNCQFCYTGRMGLKRHLSTAEIVEQAVFARRLFTSELGPITNVVFMGMGEPLHNIDNVIKAAAIMVHDQGLHFSPRKVTVSTSGLVPQLKRFLRESPCALAVSLNATTDEVRNWIMPINRKYKLSLLLNTLKEELSSKHKYKVLFEYVMLAGVNDSIEDSKRLIELVRGIPCKINLISFNPHCGTLFKPTAKDKMIEFRNVLAEAGIAVFLRLSRGDDKMAACGQLGKPGDVQAPLLRVPGRFQMAV, encoded by the exons ATGGCCGTGCTCATTCGATGGACGGCCTATTCTGTCTCCTCTCTGGTTTGCTTTCCTTCTACAAATGCTAGTGCTCGCCTAAATCTGCCACGAGGATCCTTTTCCAGATTTTCCGGCGGTCGCCCCTTCTCGACTTCGCCGATCCATCAAGAATCTG GCGATCCTGCGAGCTCCAAAGTTACGTTGAAGGGGATGGATTTTCGAGAACTCGAA AATTGGGTTCAGTCTCAAGGATTTAGGTCCGGGCAGGCATTGATGTTGTGGAAATGCCTCTACGGAAACAACAGTTGGGCACAGAGCTGCGATGAATTGACAG GGTTAAATAAAGAATTTAGAAAAATGCTGACTGCAAATGTTTCTCTAACGGCATTGTCACTGAAAGAAGTTCTAACAGCATTAGACGGAACTCGAAAG ATTTTGTTCACGTTGGAAGAGGGATCAGTGATCGAAACAGTTGTCATCCCCTGCAGACAAGGGAGAACTACTGTATGTGTTTCTAGTCAAATTGGCTGTGCCATGAATTGTCAGTTCTGCTACACTGGGAG GATGGGCTTAAAGAGGCATTTGTCAACGGCAGAAATTGTTGAACAAGCTGTGTTTGCACGCAGGTTATTCACAAGCGAATTGGGACCCATCACAAATGTGGTATTCATG GGCATGGGCGAGCCGTTGCACAACATAGACAATGTCATCAAAGCAGCTGCCATAATGGTTCATGACCAAGGTCTCCATTTTAGCCCAAGGAAAGTCACTGTTTCGACCAGTGGACTTGTTCCTCAGTTAAAACGGTTTCTCCGTGAATCACCATGTGCATTGGCGGTTAGTCTAAATGCTACTACAGACGAG GTGAGAAATTGGATTATGCCGATCAACAGGAAGTACAAACTGAGCCTCCTCCTCAACACATTAAAGGAAGAACTCTCATCTAAACACAAGTACAAAGTATTATTTGAATATGTGATGCTTGCTGGAGTGAATGACAG CATAGAGGATTCCAAGAGGCTTATTGAACTTGTTCGAGGCATTCCTTGCAAGATAAATCTCATCTCATTTAACCCTCATTGCGGAACTCTGTTCAAGCCGACTGCAAAGGATAAGATGATTGAGTTCCGCAACGTCCTCGCAGAAGCAGGCATCGCTGTGTTCTTGCGACTCAGCAGGGGGGACGATAAGATGGCAGCTTGTGGGCAGCTAGGAAAGCCTGGAGATGTGCAAGCGCCATTGCTTCGTGTTCCTGGGAGATTTCAAATGGCTGTGTAA
- the LOC122051280 gene encoding dual-specificity RNA methyltransferase RlmN-like isoform X1: MAVLIRWTAYSVSSLVCFPSTNASARLNLPRGSFSRFSGGRPFSTSPIHQESVLGLGDPASSKVTLKGMDFRELENWVQSQGFRSGQALMLWKCLYGNNSWAQSCDELTGLNKEFRKMLTANVSLTALSLKEVLTALDGTRKILFTLEEGSVIETVVIPCRQGRTTVCVSSQIGCAMNCQFCYTGRMGLKRHLSTAEIVEQAVFARRLFTSELGPITNVVFMGMGEPLHNIDNVIKAAAIMVHDQGLHFSPRKVTVSTSGLVPQLKRFLRESPCALAVSLNATTDEVRNWIMPINRKYKLSLLLNTLKEELSSKHKYKVLFEYVMLAGVNDSIEDSKRLIELVRGIPCKINLISFNPHCGTLFKPTAKDKMIEFRNVLAEAGIAVFLRLSRGDDKMAACGQLGKPGDVQAPLLRVPGRFQMAV, encoded by the exons ATGGCCGTGCTCATTCGATGGACGGCCTATTCTGTCTCCTCTCTGGTTTGCTTTCCTTCTACAAATGCTAGTGCTCGCCTAAATCTGCCACGAGGATCCTTTTCCAGATTTTCCGGCGGTCGCCCCTTCTCGACTTCGCCGATCCATCAAGAATCTG TACTGGGTTTAGGCGATCCTGCGAGCTCCAAAGTTACGTTGAAGGGGATGGATTTTCGAGAACTCGAA AATTGGGTTCAGTCTCAAGGATTTAGGTCCGGGCAGGCATTGATGTTGTGGAAATGCCTCTACGGAAACAACAGTTGGGCACAGAGCTGCGATGAATTGACAG GGTTAAATAAAGAATTTAGAAAAATGCTGACTGCAAATGTTTCTCTAACGGCATTGTCACTGAAAGAAGTTCTAACAGCATTAGACGGAACTCGAAAG ATTTTGTTCACGTTGGAAGAGGGATCAGTGATCGAAACAGTTGTCATCCCCTGCAGACAAGGGAGAACTACTGTATGTGTTTCTAGTCAAATTGGCTGTGCCATGAATTGTCAGTTCTGCTACACTGGGAG GATGGGCTTAAAGAGGCATTTGTCAACGGCAGAAATTGTTGAACAAGCTGTGTTTGCACGCAGGTTATTCACAAGCGAATTGGGACCCATCACAAATGTGGTATTCATG GGCATGGGCGAGCCGTTGCACAACATAGACAATGTCATCAAAGCAGCTGCCATAATGGTTCATGACCAAGGTCTCCATTTTAGCCCAAGGAAAGTCACTGTTTCGACCAGTGGACTTGTTCCTCAGTTAAAACGGTTTCTCCGTGAATCACCATGTGCATTGGCGGTTAGTCTAAATGCTACTACAGACGAG GTGAGAAATTGGATTATGCCGATCAACAGGAAGTACAAACTGAGCCTCCTCCTCAACACATTAAAGGAAGAACTCTCATCTAAACACAAGTACAAAGTATTATTTGAATATGTGATGCTTGCTGGAGTGAATGACAG CATAGAGGATTCCAAGAGGCTTATTGAACTTGTTCGAGGCATTCCTTGCAAGATAAATCTCATCTCATTTAACCCTCATTGCGGAACTCTGTTCAAGCCGACTGCAAAGGATAAGATGATTGAGTTCCGCAACGTCCTCGCAGAAGCAGGCATCGCTGTGTTCTTGCGACTCAGCAGGGGGGACGATAAGATGGCAGCTTGTGGGCAGCTAGGAAAGCCTGGAGATGTGCAAGCGCCATTGCTTCGTGTTCCTGGGAGATTTCAAATGGCTGTGTAA
- the LOC122051278 gene encoding phospholipase A1 PLIP1, chloroplastic-like — MMARAAVGVRVPCPGMAAEGMAGRMRRTQSSPQLRCSLAVVRSTASPTASLKSGRSVGVLFPFGGIISNRIRSFMFEEEEEEEESASAGELRLVEEIEADAGTEIRQRANWVSRILELRRRWRDRQRRQQQPSDAKGGDDEVEGKEDGYCGVSYDDMSPEEANGNQGEWDRESFARLLQPAAWSDTMLFSQLAFLCTKAYKIADIKVEELRAWYGLEFVTSSLEKKSAAAIRAKLEVDSTRPLPSPPVASSLAYEVAASAASYVHSGAKVNVPLAGGSGAVGSCFPSESCSDAGTTNIRSYKNPEVAACVAASTMTAVVAAEAAVRQEAAKDLRSLHSSPCEWFVCDEARTRTRCFVIQGSDSLASWQANLFFEPTKFERMDVLVHRGIYEAAKGIYEQFLPEVAEHLRRYGDGARFRFTGHSLGGSLCILVAFMLLARGNVERRHLHPVVTFGTPSVFCGGERVLQALGLDDGFVLSVMMHLDIVPRAFSCDYPDQVAQLLKRLNGAFRSHPCLNNQKVLYSPLGRTYILQPDDQSSPYHPLLPQDSALYVFDGKHTGKEGGQSQAAAASASALRAFINSPHPLETLSDPRAYGSEGTILRDHDSSNYARAIAGLIRRHNKHLRRRSRKQRLEQWWPLLTSAAAGSCAGHQNPILQKPPQLVPNEVATTTTKGF, encoded by the exons atgatggcGCGAGCGGCGGTGGGGGTCCGCGTTCCGTGTCCGGGGATGGCGGCGGAGGGAATGGCAGGGCGGATGCGGCGGACGCAATCGTCTCCGCAGCTGCGGTGTTCACTTGCCGTCGTACGCTCGACGGCCTCGCCGACTGCTTCGTTGAAGAGCGGAAGGTCGGTCGGGGTGCTGTTTCCATTCGGTGGGATCATTTCCAACAGGATCCGGTCGTTTATgttcgaggaggaggaggaggaggaagagtcgGCGAGCGCCGGCGAACTGAGGCTGGTGGAGGAGATCGAGGCCGATGCGGGAACGGAGATCCGCCAGCGCGCGAACTGGGTGTCTCGTATCTTGGAACTCCGGCGAAGGTGGAGGGATCGGCAGCGGCGGCAGCAGCAGCCGAGCGACGCGAAGGGAGGAGACGACGAAGTCGAAGGGAAGGAGGACGGGTATTGCGGCGTGAGCTACGACGACATGTCGCCGGAGGAGGCGAACGGGAATCAGGGCGAGTGGGATCGGGAATCGTTCGCGAGGTTGCTGCAGCCAGCGGCGTGGTCGGACACGATGCTCTTCTCCCAACTCGCGTTCCTCTGCACCAAGGCGTACAAGATCGCGGACATCAAG GTGGAGGAGTTGCGCGCTTGGTACGGACTCGAGTTCGTGACCTCGTCCTTGGAGAAGAAGTCGGCGGCCGCCATCAGGGCCAAGCTCGAGGTCGACTCCACGCGGCCCCTACCGTCTCCCCCCGTCGCCTCCTCCCTCGCTTACGAGGTCGCGGCCTCCGCCGCCTCCTACGTCCACTCCGGCGCCAAGGTAAACGTTCCTCTCGCCGGCGGAAGCGGGGCCGTTGGAAGCTGCTTCCCTTCCGAGTCCTGCAGTGATGCGGGGACTACGAACATCCGCAGCTACAAGAATCCCGAGGTGGCCGCGTGCGTGGCAGCGTCGACGATGACGGCCGTGGTGGCGGCGGAGGCGGCGGTGAGGCAGGAGGCTGCGAAGGATCTCCGCTCCCTCCATTCCTCCCCCTGCGAGTGGTTCGTGTGTGACGAAGCGCGCACGCGCACCCGCTGCTTTGTGATCCAG GGATCCGACTCGCTGGCTTCTTGGCAAGCAAATCTGTTCTTCGAGCCTACCAAATTCGAG AGGATGGATGTTCTGGTTCACCGGGGGATCTACGAAGCGGCTAAGGGCATATACGAGCAATTCCTTCCGGAGGTCGCGGAACACCTCCGTCGATACGGCGACGGCGCCAGGTTTCGTTTCACTGGCCATTCCTTGGGCGGCAGCCTCTGCATCCTCGTCGCGTTCATGCTGCTGGCTCGAGGCAACGTGGAGCGCCGCCATCTCCATCCGGTCGTCACCTTCGGGACGCCGTCCGTGTTCTGCGGCGGCGAGAGGGTCCTGCAGGCGTTGGGCTTGGACGACGGCTTCGTCCTCTCCGTCATGATGCACCTCGACATCGTCCCCAGAGCCTTCTCCTGCGACTACCCCGACCAGGTCGCTCAGCTCCTCAAGCGGCTCAACGGCGCCTTTCGATCCCATCCTTGCCTTAACAATCAG AAAGTACTGTATTCTCCTCTTGGCCGGACGTACATCCTCCAGCCGGACGACCAGTCCTCTCCCTACCACCCTCTTCTGCCGCAAGACTCCGCCCTCTACGTGTTCGACGGGAAGCACACCGGCAAAGAAGGAGGTCAATCGCAAGCCGCGGCTGCCTCTGCCAGCGCACTGCGAGCCTTCATCAACTCTCCCCATCCATTGGAGACGCTGAGCGACCCCCGGGCCTACGGCTCCGAGGGCACCATCCTCCGCGACCACGACTCGAGCAATTACGCGAGGGCGATCGCCGGCCTGATTCGGCGGCACAACAAGCACCTCCGGAGGAGGTCAAGGAAGCAGCGGCTGGAGCAGTGGTGGCCGCTCCTCACCTCTGCCGCTGCCGGCTCCTGCGCAGGTCATCAAAATCCGATCTTGCAGAAGCCTCCGCAGCTGGTGCCCAACGAAGTGGCCACTACCACTACCAAAGGGTTTTGA
- the LOC122051282 gene encoding uncharacterized protein LOC122051282 isoform X1, translating into MRLHASKLDLPLPTTSSPAAAVSYLLYEHSSRSLALVLDDFSAFLYPSLSPTRFPAPNHTAVPPPSTAACFVRLLPSSRVLFLTAAPLAAGSSIQLRVWILLSRGGSAASAFSPARLDFRNDRGRFSVALGLRHGHTVRLAGSANVFVIHSVAANQIWVFAAKMAAAEEATVHLMKCAVVELSLPIYSITVSMGFMLLGEVDGVRVFPLRPLIKGKLSKSCVSTIKKATASTGDLYKKILPNGLMIPKNFIKSSLIPEVEEKTDKLKTVRVTQDSSDPYSFFVFIKPAELQSYKGSKSTPSSLKAVRIHVLSEKKYLILDSAGGLHFLNFNESGGMALELNAQSSMPFNYAHACQLNNVMEVHFLSVLPDISSEIQYAWLSDGEYSIHLISLVDAETADDEIDKDGSKEKSTVLSAVGAIFTNEKIQDLVPISSTLCLVLCRGNMFIYGVA; encoded by the exons ATGCGTCTCCACGCCTCCAAGCTCGATCTCCCCCTCCCGACGACCTCCTCGCCAGCCGCCGCCGTCTCCTACCTGCTCTACGAGCACTCGTCTCGCTCCCTCGCCCTAGTTCTCGACGACTTCTCCGCGTTCCTCTACCCTTCCCTCTCCCCGACGCGTTTTCCCGCACCCAACCACACCGCTGTTCCCCCGCCCTCCACCGCCGCTTGCTTCGTCCGCCTACTTCCCTCCTCCCGTGTCTTGTTCCTCACCGCTGCACCCCTCGCTGCCGGCTCCAGCATCCAGCTCCGCGTTTGGATCCTCCTCTCCCGCGGAGGCTCCGCCGCCTCCGCCTTCAGCCCCGCTCGCCTTGACTTCAGAAACGACCGCGGCCGGTTCTCTGTCGCTCTCGGCCTCCGCCACGGGCACACGGTACGGCTCGCTGGATCGGCTAACGTGTTTGTTATCCACTCGGTCGCTGCTAATCAGATCTGGGTTTTCGCCGCGAAGATGGCTGCGGCGGAGGAGGCCACCGTCCATCTCATGAAGTGCGCAGTGGTAGAGCTCTCGCTTCCGATCTACTCGATCACGGTTTCGATGGGATTTATGCTCCTGGGAGAGGTGGACGGCGTCCGGGTCTTTCCTTTGCGACCGCTGATCAAGGGCAAGCTGTCGAAATCTTGCGTTTCAACCATCAAGAAGGCAACTGCATCAACCGGGGATCTCTACAAGAAAATTTTGCCAAATGGATTGATGATTCCCAAGAATTTTATCAAGAGCTCGTTGATTCCTGAAGTCGAAGAAAAGACTG ATAAGCTTAAGACTGTCAGAGTGACACAAGACTCAAGTGATCCCTACTCATTTTTTGTGTTCATCAAGCCTGCTGAATTGCAAAGTTATAAAGGCAGTAAATCAACTCCCTCATCATTAAAAGCAGTTCGCATCCATGTTCTGTCAGAGAAGAAATATTTGATCTTGGATTCAGCTGGTGGTTTACACTTTCTGAATTTTAATGAAAGTGGTGGAATGGCACTGGAACTCAATGCTCAGTCATCTATGCCTTTCAATTATGCGCATGCATGCCAACTAAACAATGTCATGGAAGTGCACTTTTTGTCTGTTCTTCCTGATATTTCTTCAG AAATACAGTATGCTTGGCTATCAGACGGAGAGTATTCCATACATTTGATCTCACTGGTAGATGCTGAAACTGCTGATGATGAGATTGATAAAGATGGGAGCAAGGAAAAATCTACTGTCCTTTCAG CTGTGGGAGCGATATTTACAAATGAAAAGATTCAAGACCTTGTGCCTATTTCCTCGACTTTATGTCTTGTACTTTGTCGAG GAAACATGTTTATTTATGGAGTTGCTTGA